In the genome of Myxococcales bacterium, one region contains:
- a CDS encoding PQQ-dependent sugar dehydrogenase — MVMRRLGWAGVCLFAGATACGQLLGYDDVDFAGSGGASTGGAGGADASTGGGGAGAGGAAGATGGAAGAGGATGGAAGAGGATGGAAGAGGATGGAAGAGGATGGTGGTGGGTGGATGGTGGTTCAATPPALKLTNVGTSLGGTGVFLTSPPGDKNRLFVVRQAGQISIIKNGTNLATPFLDIAGTIASGGERGLLGLAFHPQYATNGRFFVYYTQSASPTGDIVIAEYGVSGGNPDVAATAQVQKLVQIAHSINSNHNGGMIAFGPDGYLYAGIGDGGGGGDPFKAGQDLNTNLGKILRLNPDSPTTSVPGNQQGLIWDFGLRNPWRFSFDKTLGDLYIGDVGQNAWEEIDFEPKGAGKKNYGWSVMEGTHCYPSGTCTPTGVPPIQEYPHSQGCSVTGGYVYRGSAIPCLQGWYLYGDYCQGTIWALKVVGGAAQGNTAVNITQGSLTSFGEDDNGELYVLSGNQVRRIDAN, encoded by the coding sequence ATGGTGATGCGAAGGCTGGGTTGGGCTGGCGTGTGCTTGTTCGCCGGAGCGACCGCCTGCGGTCAGTTGCTCGGGTACGATGACGTCGACTTCGCGGGCAGCGGCGGCGCGAGCACAGGCGGAGCCGGCGGCGCCGACGCTTCGACCGGAGGCGGCGGAGCCGGCGCGGGAGGTGCAGCCGGCGCAACTGGCGGAGCCGCGGGCGCGGGTGGCGCAACTGGCGGAGCTGCGGGCGCGGGTGGCGCAACTGGCGGAGCTGCGGGCGCGGGTGGTGCGACCGGCGGAGCCGCGGGCGCGGGTGGCGCGACCGGCGGAACCGGCGGAACCGGCGGTGGAACCGGTGGCGCGACCGGCGGGACCGGGGGCACGACCTGCGCTGCAACGCCGCCTGCGCTCAAGCTGACGAACGTCGGCACGTCGCTGGGCGGGACCGGAGTCTTTCTCACCTCGCCACCGGGCGACAAGAACCGACTCTTCGTCGTGCGGCAGGCGGGTCAGATCTCGATCATCAAGAACGGCACCAACCTGGCCACGCCTTTCCTCGACATCGCGGGCACGATTGCCAGCGGCGGCGAGCGCGGACTCTTGGGGCTCGCGTTCCATCCTCAGTACGCGACGAACGGCCGCTTCTTCGTCTACTACACCCAGAGCGCGAGCCCGACCGGCGACATCGTCATCGCAGAGTACGGCGTGTCGGGAGGCAATCCGGATGTCGCGGCGACGGCGCAGGTCCAGAAGCTCGTGCAGATCGCCCACAGCATCAACAGCAACCACAACGGCGGCATGATCGCGTTCGGCCCCGACGGCTACCTGTACGCCGGCATCGGCGACGGCGGAGGCGGCGGTGATCCTTTCAAAGCAGGACAGGATCTGAACACCAACCTCGGCAAGATCTTGCGCCTCAACCCGGACTCACCGACGACCTCGGTGCCGGGCAATCAGCAAGGGCTCATCTGGGATTTTGGTCTCAGAAATCCTTGGCGCTTCAGCTTCGACAAAACGTTGGGGGATCTCTACATCGGCGATGTGGGCCAAAACGCCTGGGAAGAGATCGACTTCGAGCCGAAGGGCGCGGGCAAGAAGAACTACGGCTGGAGTGTGATGGAAGGCACTCACTGTTACCCCTCCGGCACGTGCACGCCGACCGGGGTGCCGCCAATTCAAGAGTATCCGCACAGCCAGGGCTGCTCGGTAACCGGCGGGTACGTGTACCGTGGCAGCGCGATCCCCTGCCTCCAGGGCTGGTACCTCTACGGCGACTACTGCCAGGGTACGATCTGGGCTCTGAAGGTCGTCGGCGGTGCCGCCCAGGGCAACACGGCGGTCAACATCACCCAGGGCAGCCTGACGTCGTTCGGTGAGGACGACAACGGAGAGCTCTACGTCCTCAGCGGTAATCAGGTCCGACGCATCGACGCGAACTGA
- a CDS encoding ferritin-like domain-containing protein, translating to MKFSAKAFPPKDMFAERAEEDATTKTKRLERLYDLTREFAWDGPALLAELIEKHGAPGSGMSAEVRTRLSRVLTVLMWGELAAWNISADIALEIEDLDAKMAATGQVFDEARHFRVLSAYVRELGMDPEMGALPRTLLRKVLAAPTLATKLVGMQLLFETNAVVLFHSLGESGICPILSELLPYFERDESRHVGLGVMFLPRLIQKMTPAEARRTARFHTECILLLMASGFSFRDDFEKLGFDQRKMATRVTKMQDDVLREMIERHGRRVMRAVVNPRDGFGPKVLDFIHPPGGLDSVPTWHRGVHRGATRAIAVLDRAFS from the coding sequence ATGAAGTTTTCCGCCAAAGCCTTCCCGCCCAAGGACATGTTCGCCGAGCGTGCGGAAGAGGACGCCACGACGAAGACCAAGCGGCTCGAACGCCTCTACGATCTCACCCGGGAGTTCGCCTGGGACGGGCCCGCGCTGCTCGCCGAGCTGATCGAGAAACACGGGGCGCCGGGCAGTGGCATGTCCGCCGAAGTCCGCACGCGCCTCTCGCGGGTGTTGACGGTCTTGATGTGGGGCGAACTCGCGGCGTGGAACATCTCTGCGGATATCGCGCTCGAGATCGAGGACCTCGACGCAAAGATGGCCGCGACGGGGCAGGTCTTCGACGAAGCGCGACACTTCCGCGTGCTCTCCGCCTACGTCCGTGAGCTCGGCATGGACCCCGAAATGGGGGCGCTTCCCCGGACTTTGCTGCGCAAAGTGCTGGCCGCGCCGACCTTGGCCACGAAGCTGGTCGGCATGCAGCTGTTGTTCGAGACGAACGCGGTGGTGCTGTTCCACAGCCTCGGCGAGAGTGGGATCTGCCCCATTCTCTCGGAGCTCTTGCCGTACTTCGAACGCGACGAGTCTCGGCACGTGGGGCTGGGTGTGATGTTCCTGCCGCGGCTGATCCAGAAGATGACCCCCGCGGAGGCGCGGCGGACCGCCCGCTTTCACACCGAATGCATCCTCTTGCTGATGGCCAGCGGGTTCTCGTTCCGTGACGATTTCGAGAAGCTCGGCTTCGACCAGCGCAAGATGGCGACCCGCGTGACCAAGATGCAGGACGACGTCCTACGCGAGATGATCGAGCGTCACGGTAGGCGGGTGATGCGCGCCGTGGTGAACCCGCGGGACGGTTTCGGCCCCAAGGTACTCGACTTCATTCACCCGCCGGGCGGGCTCGACAGCGTGCCGACGTGGCACCGAGGCGTTCACCGAGGCGCGACTCGCGCGATTGCGGTTCTCGACCGCGCCTTCAGCTGA